AGCACGAGCGCCAGCGTGTCCATGGCGTTGTCCCACTGGTCGACGCTCGCGATGACGACGAATCCGACGAGGGCCGTGACGCCCAGCTTCCAGCCCTTGGCGAAGAACGCCAGGGCTGCGAGCACGAGGGCGACGACGAGGAAGGGCGGACCCTGGAGCACTGCGGCGAGAGCGTCGTAGCAGCCCAGCAGGACGTCCTTGACGACCGCGAAGAACGGCTTGAACGTCGCGGTCAGCCATTCGACGAAGACGGCGACCCAGTCGCCGAGGGGCACACGGGGGACGAACGTGTCGGTGGTGCTCACGCGTCCGCTCCTTCCCTGGTGCGGACCGGTCCTGTGGCGGGCTCACCCTCGGTCGAGGGGCGCTCGCCCGGGCCGGACCCGGGGTCCTCGTCGGGCCCGACGGCGTCGGGTTCCTCGAGCGTGGGCGGCACCATGGCCTCGAGCAGCGTCACGCGCGGGATCACGCCGACGAGCCGGTTCTTGTCGTCCGTCACGGCGACGGGCAGGGGCGACTCGGCCGCCGGGGCGAAGAGCTCCGCGAGGGGGGTGTCGACGCTCACGGGAGCCACGCCGTCGTGCACGATCGACTCGATGCTCGTGGCGTGGTCACCGCTCGACTTGAGCAGCGCGACCGCGTCCGCGTCGCGGACGACGCCGCGCAGGACGCGTTGACGGTCGACGACGTAGGCCGCCGAGACCTGCGCCTCGCGCATGGTGCGGCTCGCGACGCGCGGGCCGCCGCCGAGCGGGACGACCGCGGTGGGGCGGACCATGACCGACGAGGCGGTCAGGACGCGGGTGCGGTCGACGTCGGCGACGAACTGCGCGACGTAGTCGTTCGCCGGGTCGGACAGGATCTCCTCGGCCGTGCCGATCTGGACCGTGCGGCCGTCGCGCATGACGGCGATCCGGTCGCCCAGGTGCATGGCCTCGTTGAGGTCGTGCGTGATGAAGACGATGGTCTTGCCGAGCGTCTGCTGCAGGTCGAGGAGCTGCTCCTGCATCTCGCGCCGGATGAGCGGGTCGAGCGCGGAGAACGCCTCGTCCATGAGCAGCACGTCGGTGTCCGCGGCCAGGGCACGGGCAAGTCCCACGCGCTGGCGCATGCCGCCCGAGAGCTGGGACGGCAGCGAGTCCTGCCAGCCGCCGAGGCCGACGAGGTCGAGCGCCTGCTGCGCCTTCTCGCGCCGCTCGGCCTTGCCCATGCCCTGGATCTCCAGCGGGTAGGCCGCGTTGTCCAGGACCGTGCGGTGGGGGAGGAGCGCGAAGTGCTGGAAGACCATGCTCACGCGGCTGCGACGCAGGGCGCGCAGCTGCTTGGCGTTGACGGTCGCGAGGTCGTCGTCGCCCAGGAGGACGTGGCCGGCCGTGGGCTTCCACAGACCGTTGAGCATGCGGATGAGCGTCGACTTGCCCGAGCCCGACAGGCCCATGACGACGAAGATCTCGCCCTGCTTGACGTCGAAGCTCGCATCGATGACGGCGGCCGTGCCCAGGGACTTGACGTCGGCGCGGCTCGCGCCGTCCTGGAGGCGCCGCACGGCCTCGGCCGGGCGGCGGCCGAAGACCTTGTAGACCCCCTGGACGCTCACGGCCACGGGCCGGTCGTCGGGCAGGGGCGCGGCGCCGTGGGCGCCGGGGAAGGGCTCGGTCTCGACCGGGATGAGGACGGGGGTGGTGCTCGTGGGTGGCTCGGTGCTCGTGCTGGTGCTGCTGGTCATGCTGGCGGGTCTCGCCACCTTCCAGGTGTCGTGGCGGGTCCGGAACGCTCCGTGGAGGGCGCCAGGGTGACCTGGCTGCGACCTCCCGGTGCGCTCAGCGCCGCAAGGCGCGTCACGGTCCACCGGATCGAGGCCCGCTGCCGGGGGCCACCCGGGTGGGTGGCCGCCGCGAGAGGCTGCGGGCCGTGACCGGCCTCCGAGCGGCGTGTGCCGAGGGTGGCGGGTCGATCTGTCTCTAGCACCCTGCCCGATCCGAGGCCGAATTGCTACCGAGTGAC
This region of Oerskovia jenensis genomic DNA includes:
- a CDS encoding quaternary amine ABC transporter ATP-binding protein — translated: MTSSTSTSTEPPTSTTPVLIPVETEPFPGAHGAAPLPDDRPVAVSVQGVYKVFGRRPAEAVRRLQDGASRADVKSLGTAAVIDASFDVKQGEIFVVMGLSGSGKSTLIRMLNGLWKPTAGHVLLGDDDLATVNAKQLRALRRSRVSMVFQHFALLPHRTVLDNAAYPLEIQGMGKAERREKAQQALDLVGLGGWQDSLPSQLSGGMRQRVGLARALAADTDVLLMDEAFSALDPLIRREMQEQLLDLQQTLGKTIVFITHDLNEAMHLGDRIAVMRDGRTVQIGTAEEILSDPANDYVAQFVADVDRTRVLTASSVMVRPTAVVPLGGGPRVASRTMREAQVSAAYVVDRQRVLRGVVRDADAVALLKSSGDHATSIESIVHDGVAPVSVDTPLAELFAPAAESPLPVAVTDDKNRLVGVIPRVTLLEAMVPPTLEEPDAVGPDEDPGSGPGERPSTEGEPATGPVRTREGADA